The Desulfomicrobium macestii nucleotide sequence GGATTTGCGCCAACTCCCAAAACGAGACGTGCAGAGTGTCTTGAAGCGCATTGAAGGACTCGCAGATGATCCCAGGCCAAACGGCAGCGAAAAACTGTCCGGCCAGGAGCGATTCCGGGTCAGACAGGGAACATATCGAATCATCTATGAAATCAGGGATCAGGAACTCGTAGTCATGATCGTGAAGGTCGGACATCGGCGCGATGTCTACAGAACATTATAGACTCCGCGCCAGTCGCACCATCATCCGTACTTCTCCACAAAAGCCTCCACTGCCAATTCCCGAAAATCCTTCAGGGCCGCCGCCAGGCGCTCGTGCTCCCAGTCCCACCAGGCCAGGGCCGTCAGTTTTTCCCGGATTTCGGGGGAGAAGCGGTACTTGATGGGTTTGGCCGGGACTCCGGCGACAATGGCGTAGTCCGGCACGTCCTTGGTGACCACCGCGCCCGAGGCCACCACCGCGCCCGTGCCCACGGTCACACCGGGCATGACCAGGGCTCCGTGCCCGATCCAGACGTCATGTCCGAGCGACACGGAGTGCT carries:
- a CDS encoding type II toxin-antitoxin system RelE family toxin, giving the protein MGRYRLSFKASVAKDLRQLPKRDVQSVLKRIEGLADDPRPNGSEKLSGQERFRVRQGTYRIIYEIRDQELVVMIVKVGHRRDVYRTL